Below is a genomic region from Rouxiella chamberiensis.
TAGCGGGCTTGCCCATAACAGGATCCTTGACTGGATCCTGAAAGTGACTGGATCTGGTGCCACCTGCCGACACAGGGGGTGTGGCATTGGATGACTCAGCTGAGTATGCCATCGACACGGCTGGGTCTGCTGCCGACCCAGGGGCCGGGGTTTCTGACGACCCGGTCGACACGGCATTGAGCGTCAAGTAGTAGAGATTTGAGGTATTTCCCTTACCATTGTTAACCCCAAGACGATTTTCCTTGGCAATCAGGCCGAGCGCCACAAGCGCTGAGATATGCGTTTTCACCGCGCTCTTGCTGCATTCGCACTGATCGGCAACGTGTTGATAAGAAGGCCAACATTCGCCCCTGTCATTGGCGTTGTCGGCCAATTTCATCAATACCAGCTTACGCAGAGGGCTTCCTACCTTGATTGCCATCGCTCTTGCCATTAGGGTCATACTCATTCCGCTATCCCCTCGTCTTCCGTATTTAGTTAAGTCCAGCTTCACAATCTAACTTAAGTTAGATATTATATCCAAGGTTAAGTTTGATCAAATAAAACTAAGATAACTTAGTTAATAAATTGAGAGCAGATTATGGAATCAGTAGGAGCGCGATTAAAAAGACTACGCAGAGTCACCAAGACAACGCAGAAAGCGCTCGGTGAATACTGCGGTGTGTCCGATGTCACAGTAGGATATTGGGAAAAAGATTTAAACGTTCCCAAGGCTGAGTCACTGTTAAAGCTTGCAAAATACTTCAATACATCAGAAGCTTATATTCTTTATGGTACTGATTTTGCAGGACTGCAACCGCTGGTGACCAGCGTCAGGAAGATCCCGATTCTTTCCTGGGTTCAGGCAGGCGTCTTTACGGAGTCAGAGTCGAGTGAACTTTTTGAGAGAGCAGAATACTGGATGGAAACCGGGTTACGAGTGTCTTCCGACGCCTTTGCGTTAACCGTGCGAGGCGATTCGATGACGAATCCTTCCGGGCTGCCGAGTATTCCCGAGGGGTCAACCGTTATTGTCGACCCGCAAATGGAAGCGACAAACGGTAAAATTGTGGTGGCGCGTATTGCCGGAACCAGCGAAGCGACCATGAAGAAGCTGGTGATTGATGGCCCCAAGAAGTATCTGGTGCCCCTCAATCCGCGCTATGACAATATTCCAATCAACGGCAATTGCGAAATTATCGGCGTCGTTCGCGGTGTGCAATACGAAATTTGAACCTTGGTTTAAATAACAGAGACTGAAAGCGACACTCAAGCCGCTTTCAGGCTCTTCAATTTCAGGCTGTTTATCCCTGCCCTCTCCGGGCGCATCCTATTTTTTATCAGTGTGACTGTCTTGGTGTGCTGACTCTGACTCATCGTCTTTGTGTTTCTTGACCGTGGATTCATGAGGTTCGTAGGGAAAATCATCTTCTTCGTACGGATTATGGGTATGTGGCGCGACCTCGGGCAGCCCTTTACTGACATCCCCTTCTTTCTTGTCGTGCTCATCGGCGTTGTGACTGGACATAGGGTATTTCCTCTATTGCAAGAGTAGTAAGTCTAGTTCATTGGCGCGAGTTGGGACGCTCCTCTCGCACAGTGTCGCGACGACGGCGAAAAGACAGGGAAGTCGAGGGTGATAAAGACAGGAAAGGAGGAGAGGAAAGGCGATTCTGAACCCCAAAAACAAAAAAACCACCCGAAGGTGGCATAACGACATTACTACTTTATTGCTTTTGATTATTCAGTAATTTTCCATGGTACCCGGGACGAGACTTGAACTCGTACAGCGCGAACGCCGAGGGATTTTAAATCCCTTGTGTCTACCGATTCCACCACCCGGGCTCCGGGAAAATTGGAGGCGCGTTCCGGAGTCGAACCGGACTAGGCGGATTTGCAATCCGCTACATAACCGCTTTGTTAACGCGCCGTAATTCTTTTAATCGTACTGTTATACAGAATCTTGTTCTATATAGCGAATTTGGAGCGGGAAACGAGACTCGAACTCGCGACCCCGACCTTGGCAAGGTCGTGCTCTACCAACTGAGCTATTCCCGCATTAATCAGAACTTACTGATTTTTTTAACTTATCTTCAGGCCAGTGACTCACTGCCTTCCGATGCGTTGCATTCTACTTAGATGACGCGATGAGTCAATAAAATTATCAACCCATCGCGATCGATTGCCGTTTTTTGAATCAGTTCGATCAAGGTTCCAGCAAATCGTTACGCGCGGCGAACAAATATTGGAACATCGACCAGAAAGTCAGCACTGCCGCGATGTAAAGCGCAATCACGCCTACGCCGATCGCGATGTCGTCAGGGCGCCACAACAGCGCCACCAGTGACAGCATTTGCGCCATCGTCTTGACCTTGCCAATCCACGAGACTGCAACACTGCTGCGCTTGCCTATCTCCGCCATCCACTCTCGCAGCGCAGAGATGATGATTTCGCGCGCAATCATGGTCGCTGCGGGCAGCGTGATCCACCAGGCATGGAAATATTCCGCCACCAGCACCAGCGCTATTGCCACCAGCACTTTGTCGGCGACAGGATCCAGGAAGGCCCCAAAACGCGTGGTTTGCTTCCAGCGACGGGCCAGATAGCCATCAAACCAGTCTGTGATGGCCGCGACAACAAAGATTAAGGCGCACGCGGTCGGAGCCCAGACGTACGGCAAATAAAATGCCAGCACGAAGAACGGGATCAGAGCCACGCGAAACAGGGTAAGGCACGTCGGTATATTAAATTGCATGTGCGTAGGTAACTATCTGTCCGATGTAGATATTATGAGTATGTTGCTACAATGAACCTAGTGTTTCAACGCATTATGGATTTTTTCTGCCAATGCGTGTGAAATACCCGGCACTTTTGCAATTTCCTCTGCGCTGGCATTCAGTAACGGTTGAATGCCTCCCATATACTTAAGCAGAACCTGACGTCTTTTCGGGCCAACGCCTTCAATCTCTTCAAGCGCACTGGTATTTCTGACCTTCGCACGTTTCTTGCGGTGGCCGGTAATGGCGTGATTATGTGAATCATCACGAATATGCTGAATAACGTGCAGCGCCGGGGAATCCGACGGCAACGCAATCCCCTCGCCCTCCGCCTTGAAGAACAGCGTCTCGAGACCGGCCTTGCGATCCGCGCCCTTGGCAATACCAATCAGCAGCGGTTTGGATTTGTCCCACGTCACATTGAGTCCGGCAAAGACGTCGAGCGCCATGCCCAGTTGCCCTTTACCGCCGTCGATAAAGATAACATCGGGAATTTTGGCCTCTTCGATGGCCTTGCCATAGCGACGCGTCAATACCTGGGTCATCGCGGCATAATCATCGCCGGGCGTAATGCCCGTAATATTATAGCGGCGATATTCGGCCCGTACCGGACCGTTTGAATCGAACACCACGCAGGAAGCCACGGTTTGCTCGCCCATAGTATGGCTGATATCGAAACATTCCATCCGATTTATCTCGGAAAGATTCAAGGTTTTAGCCAGTTCGGCCAAACGCTGGTGAATGGTGGAGCGCTCGGAAAGCCGCGTCGTCAGCGCCGTGGTGGCGTTGGTGCGCGCCAGTTTAAGATACCGCGCCCTGTCGCCGCGCGGCTTGCTCTGAATATGGACTTTGCGACCGGCCATCTCACTGAGTGATTCGGCGAGCAGGTCTTTTTCAGGCAGGCTGAAGTCGAGCAGGATTTCACCCGGCAAGGTGCGCATCTGGCTGCCCTGCAGATAAAACTGTCCCACGAAGGTTTGCACCACTTCCGACATATCGGTGCCGCCCGGCACTTTGGGGTAGTAGCTGCGGCTGCCCAGAACCTTGCCCTGACGAATAAACAGAACGTGCAGACAGGCCATGCCGGACTCGAAGGCCACGCCTATCACGTCGAGGTCTTCGCTGTTGCCACTGACAAACTGGCGCTCGGTAACGCGACGCACCGCCTGAATCTGGTCACGGAATCGCCCGGCCTCTTCGAAACGAAGATTTTTGCTCGCGTCTTCCATGCGTTCAATCAGCTGGGTTACCACCTGCTGGTCTTTACCGGCCAGAAACAGGCGCACGTACTCGACCTGCTGCCGGTATTCCTCTTCGCTAACCAGCCCTTTGACGCAAGGCCCAAGGCAGCGTCCAATCTGATATTGCAGACACGGGCGCGACCGGTTGCGATAAACGCTGTTTTCGCACTGGCGAATCGGAAACAGTTTTTGCAGCAGCGCCAGCGTTTCGCGCACGGCGTAGGAGTTCGGGAAAGGCCCGAAATATTCCCCTTTTGCGTGCTTGGCACCGCGGTGAATGGCGAGTCGGGGATGATTATCGGCGCTGAGAAAAATCAGCGGATAAGATTTGTCATCACGCAGCAGCACGTTGTAGCGCGGCTGATACAGCTTGATGTAGTTGTGCTCGAGCAGCAGCGCTTCCGTTTCGGTATGCGTCACCGTCACGTCTATCTGATCGATGTTCTTGACCAGGGTCTCGGTTTTTCGGCTCGAGACCTGGGTACGAAAATAACTGGAAAGCCGCTTCTTGAGATCCTTGGCTTTACCGACATAAATGACCGTCCCGGTTACGTCGTACATTCTGTAGACGCCAGGTTGGCTGGTGACCGTTTTTAGAAAGGCCTGAGGGTCAAAGCGTTCATTACTCACTACCAGATAACGTCTCCGAGTTGAATAGACCGTGGCGAATTGCCAGATGGGTCAATTCTACATCACCGTTAATATTTAGTTTACTAAACATTCTATAACGGTAACTGTTTACTGTCTTGGGGCTCAGGTTAAGTTGTTCGGAAATCTCGTTAACCTTTTGACCCTTGGTGATCATCAGCATGATTTGCAGTTCGCGTTCGGAGAGACTGTCGAACGGCGAATCAGACTGTGGCTCAAGCTGGCTCAAGGCCATCTGCTGAGCGATATCAGAGGCAATATAGCGCTGTCCGGAATCGACAAGCCTGATGGCGTTGATCACTTCCTGAGGCGCAGCCCCTTTGCTGAGGTAACCGGAAGCTCCGGCCTGCATCACTTTGGCGGGCAGCGGATTTTCGGTATAAATGGTCAGCATGATAATTTTGATGTCGGGGCAGAAGCGCACGATTTTCTTGGTGGCTTCAAGACCGCCGATACCCGGCATGCTCATGTCCATCAAGACAATGTCGACAGGATTGTTGCGGCACCATTTCACGGCGTCTTCGCCGCACTGGACCTCGTCAACAACCTTGATGCCTTTGACATCCTCCAGAATGCGTCGAATCCCTGCGCGCACCAGTTCGTGGTCATCTACAAGAAGAACGCTTATCAAAGAGAATTCTCCAAAAAAGGGCGTTACACAGTCGTATTTTTCATTAGACAGCGGAGAGTAAAATTAAAAATAGCCAGTT
It encodes:
- a CDS encoding helix-turn-helix domain-containing protein is translated as MAIKVGSPLRKLVLMKLADNANDRGECWPSYQHVADQCECSKSAVKTHISALVALGLIAKENRLGVNNGKGNTSNLYYLTLNAVSTGSSETPAPGSAADPAVSMAYSAESSNATPPVSAGGTRSSHFQDPVKDPVMGKPAKSVATRATTLPEAFVPVEKHRVLAAELHVDLAAEFAIFCDHHRAKGSTFKDWHAALNTWLRNAAKFNGRKSPATPARVLARASADIPTGFNRHLPLLPQEGEDDELI
- a CDS encoding LexA family protein, whose protein sequence is MESVGARLKRLRRVTKTTQKALGEYCGVSDVTVGYWEKDLNVPKAESLLKLAKYFNTSEAYILYGTDFAGLQPLVTSVRKIPILSWVQAGVFTESESSELFERAEYWMETGLRVSSDAFALTVRGDSMTNPSGLPSIPEGSTVIVDPQMEATNGKIVVARIAGTSEATMKKLVIDGPKKYLVPLNPRYDNIPINGNCEIIGVVRGVQYEI
- the pgsA gene encoding CDP-diacylglycerol--glycerol-3-phosphate 3-phosphatidyltransferase, translated to MQFNIPTCLTLFRVALIPFFVLAFYLPYVWAPTACALIFVVAAITDWFDGYLARRWKQTTRFGAFLDPVADKVLVAIALVLVAEYFHAWWITLPAATMIAREIIISALREWMAEIGKRSSVAVSWIGKVKTMAQMLSLVALLWRPDDIAIGVGVIALYIAAVLTFWSMFQYLFAARNDLLEP
- the uvrC gene encoding excinuclease ABC subunit UvrC; this translates as MSNERFDPQAFLKTVTSQPGVYRMYDVTGTVIYVGKAKDLKKRLSSYFRTQVSSRKTETLVKNIDQIDVTVTHTETEALLLEHNYIKLYQPRYNVLLRDDKSYPLIFLSADNHPRLAIHRGAKHAKGEYFGPFPNSYAVRETLALLQKLFPIRQCENSVYRNRSRPCLQYQIGRCLGPCVKGLVSEEEYRQQVEYVRLFLAGKDQQVVTQLIERMEDASKNLRFEEAGRFRDQIQAVRRVTERQFVSGNSEDLDVIGVAFESGMACLHVLFIRQGKVLGSRSYYPKVPGGTDMSEVVQTFVGQFYLQGSQMRTLPGEILLDFSLPEKDLLAESLSEMAGRKVHIQSKPRGDRARYLKLARTNATTALTTRLSERSTIHQRLAELAKTLNLSEINRMECFDISHTMGEQTVASCVVFDSNGPVRAEYRRYNITGITPGDDYAAMTQVLTRRYGKAIEEAKIPDVIFIDGGKGQLGMALDVFAGLNVTWDKSKPLLIGIAKGADRKAGLETLFFKAEGEGIALPSDSPALHVIQHIRDDSHNHAITGHRKKRAKVRNTSALEEIEGVGPKRRQVLLKYMGGIQPLLNASAEEIAKVPGISHALAEKIHNALKH
- the uvrY gene encoding UvrY/SirA/GacA family response regulator transcription factor; this encodes MISVLLVDDHELVRAGIRRILEDVKGIKVVDEVQCGEDAVKWCRNNPVDIVLMDMSMPGIGGLEATKKIVRFCPDIKIIMLTIYTENPLPAKVMQAGASGYLSKGAAPQEVINAIRLVDSGQRYIASDIAQQMALSQLEPQSDSPFDSLSERELQIMLMITKGQKVNEISEQLNLSPKTVNSYRYRMFSKLNINGDVELTHLAIRHGLFNSETLSGSE